In Armatimonadota bacterium, the sequence AATGCGCGTGCTTATGAGCCGCTCGATCTCGTCGCGCATGTCAGTGCCGCCCGTCCCCGGATTCCGGGGTGCCGAATCCGGCTAGATTCTGGATCCCGGCTTCGCCGGCGCCAGACCGCGCGCGCACAGGGGGCACGACTCGGGGGCGTAGTTGTCCACCGTCGCGTGCGCCAACGCCTCCAGCCGCAGGCCGAAATCGGCGCTGCCGCTGCGATCGAGGATGACCCCGGCGCCCACTATCTCGGCCCCCAGGGAACGCGCCAGGTCGGCATTCTCCGTCAGCGAGGTGCCCTTGGTGATGACATCGTCGGCGATGACAACGCGCTCTCCCGGCGCGAGGCTGAACCCGCGGCGGAAGGTCAGCTTGCCTTCCTGCCGTTCCGCGAACACCGCGCGCACGCCGAGCTGGCGCGCGAGCTCGTAGGCGACGATGATGCCGCCGAACGCCGGCCCCGCCACCACTTGGGCGTTCGCCCCCCTGAGGCGCAAGGCCAGTTCCTTGCACAGGCGCGCGGTGTGCTGCGGATACTGCAGAACCTGGGCGCACTGGAAATAGCGCCCGCTGTGCAGCCCCGAGCTGAGGACGAAGTGCCCGTCCTGGATCGCTCCGCACTCCGCGAGTATCCGCAGCACCTCGGCTTCGGTCATGCGCTCGCCAGCTCCTGCGAAACCCGCATCGCTGCCGCGGTCGGGTCCGGCGCGCGCGTGATCGGCCGTCCCACCACCACATAGTCGGCGCCCGCCGCGGCCGCCTGTCGCGGCGTCATCACCCGCTTCTGATCGCCGTGGGGGGCCCAGTCGGGCCTGACTCCCGGCGTCACCACCACGAAATCCTCGCCGCACGCCTGCTTGAGGTCCGCGATTTCGTGAGGCGAGGCCACCACCCCGTCCAGCCCCGCCTCCCGCGCCATCTGCGCGAGCGCAAGCACCTGCTCGCGCATCCCGCGCGCGATCCCCAGCTCGCGCATCCCGGCCTCGTCCATGCTGGTCAGCACGGTCACGCCCAGCACCAGGGGGCGCTCGATCTCCAGCTCCGCGGCCTTGTCCGCCGCCGCCCGCACCGCCGCCTGCATCATCTCGCGCCCGCCCGATGCATGCACATTGAACATGGCAACGCGAGCGCTGACGATGCTCGCGGCCGCCCCGGCCACGGTATTGGGTATGTCCATGAGCTTGCTGTCGTAGAAGACGGCGCCGGCGATGTCGCTGATCGCGCGCAGCGCCGGCGGGCCTTCGGCGTTGAAAAGCTCGAGGCCGACCTTGAACATCTGCACCAACCCCGCGAGCTTCTCCGCCATCTGCGCGGCCTCTCGCAGGGTGGGGAAATCAAGCGCCGTGATGAGCTTCGGATGTACGCGCGCCATCTCCAGCGCGATTATAGCACGACCAGCGGGTGGTTTCAACGAGCGCGAAGCCTGCCGGCGGGAGCCCCCGGCCCGGCGCGCCGCCGCAGAC encodes:
- the pyrE gene encoding orotate phosphoribosyltransferase; this translates as MTEAEVLRILAECGAIQDGHFVLSSGLHSGRYFQCAQVLQYPQHTARLCKELALRLRGANAQVVAGPAFGGIIVAYELARQLGVRAVFAERQEGKLTFRRGFSLAPGERVVIADDVITKGTSLTENADLARSLGAEIVGAGVILDRSGSADFGLRLEALAHATVDNYAPESCPLCARGLAPAKPGSRI
- the pyrF gene encoding orotidine-5'-phosphate decarboxylase — protein: MARVHPKLITALDFPTLREAAQMAEKLAGLVQMFKVGLELFNAEGPPALRAISDIAGAVFYDSKLMDIPNTVAGAAASIVSARVAMFNVHASGGREMMQAAVRAAADKAAELEIERPLVLGVTVLTSMDEAGMRELGIARGMREQVLALAQMAREAGLDGVVASPHEIADLKQACGEDFVVVTPGVRPDWAPHGDQKRVMTPRQAAAAGADYVVVGRPITRAPDPTAAAMRVSQELASA